Proteins from a single region of Sesamum indicum cultivar Zhongzhi No. 13 linkage group LG5, S_indicum_v1.0, whole genome shotgun sequence:
- the LOC105162623 gene encoding uncharacterized protein LOC105162623 has protein sequence MDFEFRRAREKLEKDQRERKERAKLKLERERKAKEEAVRQRQAIEAAQRERRLVAAEAEAKANQLAEESLLAGRGVNFARILEAVPYEGSGDKIKLPPSCFTELSEQGAFDKGPLHFSLSVIHQEAHLGADSAQKELLRKTHAGVLEFTAVEGFVALPVHCWSNLFPAAALSSAMVEVRYVWLPKGTYAKLQSVEFGFSDIPNHKAVLETALRQHATLSQGDMLTVNHGVLTYHLRVLELKPSSSISVLETDIEVDIMGPESAERGNQHVLKPLILGKPESGVVDEGNYVYYKFSIDDDTWNKISSKVAKFVVNLESHTQDGDIDLYVSKHPLLFPTQHQHMWSSHDVGSKALVLGVEDQNFGSGTYSVAVYGFKGTSNYLVSITVQDVSRQKLGQHAASSSFAEVDTVECRNCKRYVPSRTIGLHEAYCSRHNIICKHTGCGVVLRIEEAESHVHCEKCGKAFQLGEIQKHMKVFHEPLYCSCGIVLEKEQMVQHQSSDCPLRLITCRFCGDMVQAGNSATDARDRIRGLSEHESVCGSRTAPCDSCGRSVMLKDMDIHQIAVHQKN, from the exons ATGGATTTCGAGTTCAGAAGGGCGAGGGAGAAGTTGGAGAAGGATCAGAGGGAGAGGAAAGAGAGAGCGAAATTGAAGTTGGAGAGAGAGCGGAAGGCTAAAGAAGAGGCCGTTCGCCAGCGCCAAGCTATAGAAGCGGCTCAGCGAGAGCGCCGTCTCGTCGCCGCTGAAGCCGAAGCGAAG GCAAATCAGCTAGCAGAAGAAAGTTTACTTGCTGGTCGTGGTGTCAACTTTGCTAGGATTTTAGAAGCTGTTCCTTATGAGGGTAGTGGGGATAAGATCAAATTACCACCTTCCTGTTTCACTGAATTGTCTGAACAAGGAGCTTTCGACAAGGGACCATTGCATTTCTCTTTATCTGTGATTCATCAGGAGGCTCATTTGGGTGCAGACAGTGCTCAAAAAGAATTGTTGAGAAAGACACATGCTGGTGTCCTGGAGTTCACTGCAGTAGAGGGTTTTGTAGCGCTTCCTGTGCACTGTTGGAGTAACTTATTCCCTGCAGCTGCTCTAAGTTCCGCTATGGTAGAAGTCCGTTATGTTTGGCTTCCGAAAGGAACCTATGCAAAACTTCAATCGGTTGAATTTGGATTTTCTGACATTCCCAATCACAAGGCTGTCCTGGAGACGGCCCTTCGCCAACATGCAACGCTTTCCCAAGGTGATATGCTGACCGTTAATCATGGTGTCCTGACATATCATTTGCGCGTTCTTGAGTTGAAACCTTCTTCCAGCATATCAGTTCTAGAAACAGATATTGAGGTTGACATTATGGGTCCGGAGTCTGCAGAAAGAGGAAACCAGCATGTGCTTAAACCTCTCATCCTTGGAAAGCCTGAGTCTGGAGTTGTTGATGAAGGAAACTACGTGTACTATAAGTTCTCTATAGATGACGATACTTGGAATAAAATTTCTTCCAAGGTTGCAAAATTTGTGGTTAATCTAGAGTCACATACACAAGATGGAGATATTGACCTGTATGTTTCCAAGCATCCTCTTCTGTTTCCTACACAGCACCAGCACATGTGGTCATCACACGACGTGGGTTCAAAGGCTTTGGTACTTGGTGTCGAGGATCAAAATTTTGGATCTGGCACTTACAGTGTTGCTGTATATGGCTTCAAAGGGACATCAAACTACCTGGTGTCAATAACTGTTCAAGATGTTTCCAGACAGAAGTTGGGCCAGCATGCTGCATCCTCATCATTTGCTGAGGTAGACACTGTAGAATGCCGGAACTGTAAACGTTATGTACCATCAAGGACCATTGGACTTCATGAAGCTTATTGTAGTAGACATAATATCATTTGCAAGCATACTGGTTGCGGGGTTGTTCTTAGGATTGAGGAGGCTGAGAGCCATGTCCACTGTGAAAAATGTGGTAAAGCTTTCCAACTGGGGGAAATCCAGAAGCACATGAAAGTGTTCCATGAGCCACTTTATTGCTCTTGCGGAATTGTTCTTGAGAAGGAGCAGATG GTGCAACACCAGTCTTCAGATTGCCCCTTGCGGCTTATTACATGCCGATTCTGTGGAGATATGGTTCAAGCAGGAAATTCTGCTACCGATGCACGGGACCGAATTAGAGGATTATCAGAACATGAGAGCGTTTGTGGATCTAGAACTGCGCCATGCGATTCATGCGGGCGGTCGGTGATGTTGAAGGACATGGATATTCACCAGATTGCAGTACATCAAAAGAACTAG
- the LOC105162624 gene encoding uncharacterized protein LOC105162624: MTVRTGVLNAVVGLIAVCIAAYIIGPPLYWHLMEGFASASAACPPCDCDCDSLPLLSIAQGPNNASFTDCAKHNPDVNEDTQKKFAELLSEELKQRSAKALENQHRANMALLEAKKMTSQYQKEADKCNSGMETCEEAREKSEANLLAQKQLTAMWELRARQRGWKDENAGQTQSQSQGNVLAI; the protein is encoded by the exons atgaCAGTGAGAACAGGGGTTTTGAATGCAGTGGTGGGGCTGATCGCAGTTTGCATTGCGGCGTACATAATTGGTCCACCGCTGTATTGGCATTTGATGGAAGGATTCGCCTCCGCCTCCGCCGCTTGTCCTCCATGTGACTGTGACTGTGATTCTCTGCCGCTTCTCTCCATTGCACAAG GACCGAATAATGCCTCCTTTACAG ATTGTGCAAAGCACAATCCAGATGTCAACGAGGACACACAGAAGAAATTTGCAGAGCTATTATCCGAGGAATTAAAGCAGCGATCAGCCAAAGCTTTGGAGAATCAGCACCGTGCTAACATGGCACTACTCGAGGCTAAAAAAATGACGTCCCAGTACCAGAAAGAGGCTGATAAATGCAATTCTGGAATGGAGACGTGTGAGGAGGCAAGGGAAAAGTCTGAAGCCAATTTATTAGCACAGAAACAGTTGACTGCAATGTGGGAGCTGAGGGCACGCCAAAGAGGTTGGAAAGATGAAAATGCTGGCCAAACCCAATCCCAATCTCAAGGTAATGTGCTGGctatttaa
- the LOC105162746 gene encoding uncharacterized protein LOC105162746, producing the protein MSKKEANKKGHPPSEVGSSSKAPSHPRGPAISRAEVDNVSKQIALLGKQIDELKKRGEIVAHNRNSPFCNKILIETVNPSFRMPDLPRYDGTRDPQEHLAAFDMVMNLYGQLSSIVAKLYVTTLTGKAQEWFTNLPSGSIESHEQLVQKFAFHFARKRKQKRSATHLFTIRQGENESLKSFMGHFNNETLEVQDLRIDMMTSILIHGLKKGVFASALARDPPMDTEQLMALAQKYIDEEEMNAMKDEEWRVTSEQARDGGFGRDRDVRPKREKEKEPPYQSKYSKYTPLNMTRAKALMLVEKDNVLIWPKHTRITPAKRYSNKYCRFHREKGHDTEECYQLKDEIERLVRQGYFRRQSFHNFEEKRRDRRGRSRSRDRRSNWATERENQKVGENAPVKGIIHTIAGGSEGWSRRARRRFERESRLERRKQVVNMTGNPEIVFGDRDAGARIVTDNDPMVIRMDIANFTVHKVLIDNGSSADIISKKC; encoded by the coding sequence ATGAGTAAAAAGGAGGCAAATAAGAAAGGTCATCCCCCTTCGGAGGTTGGGTCCAGCAGTAAGGCTCCAAGTCATCCAAGGGGACCAGCTATATCTCGAGCTGAGGTAGACAATGTTAGTAAACAGATAGCTTTGTTGGGAAAGCAAATTGATGAGCTCAAGAAGCGGGGGGAAATAGTGGCACACAATCGCAACTCCCCTTTCTGTAACAAGATACTTATCGAAACGGTTAATCCGAGTTTTAGGATGCCAGATCTTCCAAGATACGATGGAACACGGGATCCGCAAGAGCATCTAGCCGCCTTTGATATGGTAATGAATCTATATGGGCAGTTAAGTTCCATAGTTGCTAAATTGTATGTTACCACGTTGACAGGGAAAGCTCAAGAGTGGTTCACGAATTTGCCCTCGGGTAGCATAGAGTCGCACGAGCAATTGGTACAAAAATTCGCATTCCACTTTGCGAGGAagagaaagcaaaaaagaTCGGCCACACATTTATTCACCATTCGGCAAGGGGAGAATGAAAGTTTGAAAAGCTTCATGGGGCATTTCAATAACGAAACGTTAGAGGTGCAGGATCTCAGGATAGATATGATGACTAGTATCCTTATCCACGGGCTGAAAAAAGGAGTTTTTGCATCTGCTTTAGCAAGGGACCCGCCAATGGATACAGAGCAGTTGATGGCATTGGCGCAGAAATACATTGATGAAGAGGAGATGAATGCAATGAAGGATGAGGAATGGAGGGTTACATCAGAGCAGGCAAGAGATGGAGGATTTGGTAGAGATCGAGATGTGCGACCTAAAagggagaaagaaaaggaaccaCCTTACCAGTCGAAATACAGTAAGTACACCCCTTTAAATATGACTAGGGCCAAAGCTCTCATGTTGGTGGAAAAAGATAATGTATTGATATGGCCGAAGCATACAAGGATCACTCCAGCTAAAAGGTATTCGAACAAATACTGTCGGTTCCACAGAGAGAAAGGACACGATACAGAGGAGTGCTACCAGTTGAAAGATGAAATAGAGCGGTTGGTTCGACAAGGGTATTTCAGGAGACAgagttttcataattttgaagaaaaaagacgTGATCGAAGAGGTAGGTCGAGAAGCAGGGATCGCAGGTCCAATTGGGCAACTGAACGAGAGAACCAGAAAGTAGGAGAAAATGCGCCTGTGAAAGGCATCATCCATACTATAGCAGGGGGATCGGAGGGATGGTCGAGAAGAGCTAGGAGGAGATTCGAAAGAGAGAGTAGATTGGAGCGACGCAAGCAAGTGGTAAATATGACGGGCAACCCCGAGATCGTGTTCGGAGATCGAGATGCAGGTGCAAGGATCGTAACAGATAATGATCCGATGGTGATAAGGATGGATATAGCAAATTTCACGGTCCATAAGGTTTTGATAGATAATGGGAGTTCAGCAGATATAATTTCAAAGAAGTGTTGA